A single Panthera tigris isolate Pti1 chromosome A3, P.tigris_Pti1_mat1.1, whole genome shotgun sequence DNA region contains:
- the CA3H2orf73 gene encoding uncharacterized protein C2orf73 homolog, protein MEGKEDKRQQHKKIEDAGIEYVTEKEEEIKYDEKPGKSVQRSKPCVGRGRVYYAKFIHTNARTLNEPVPYIDPQKGPEKQGDWWSHSKGMEHPFQPPYDTKSTQRSDFQKPTCPLVLPVKHSKLQKPSCGIVPLASPEASAELQKNFIEHISYLHQYDSRKSPNEPIPGKRHGAFVQTEIKPGSRPIVPTGTEVLRNAPGSCSSEQSKKTEKGNSAESKMISPGLCRQNSPELLETETHLSETDVRGAAKACPRSPERREKPADTFQITAVNALLPRHDPLNPPIKSQNKSG, encoded by the exons ATGGAGGGAAAGGAGGATAAGCGGCA acagcataaaaaaatagaagatgctGGTATAGAGTATGtaactgaaaaagaagaagaaatcaaatatgaCGAAAAACCCGGGAAAAGTGTACAACGTTCAAAACCATGTGTCGGGAGAGGACGTGTATATTATGCAAAATTCATTCATACAAATGCAAGAACGTTGAATGAACCAGTTCCTTACATAGATCCCCAAAAAGGGCCAGAAAAACAG ggTGACTGGTGGTCGCACAGTAAAGGAATGGAACACCCCTTCCAACCACCTTATGACACTAAGAGCACCCAGAGGAGTGACTTTCAAAAACCAACATGTCCATTGGTTTTGCCAGTCAAACACAGCAAGTTGCAAAAGCCTTCTTGTGGAATAG TTCCACTTGCCTCTCCTGAAGCATCAGCAGAACTTCAAAAGAATTTTATAGAACACATCTCTTATTTACATCAATACGATTCTAGGAAAAGTCCCAATGAGCCCATCCCGGGAAAG cgACATGGAGCTTTTGTGCAGACAGAGATAAAACCAGGGAGTAGGCCAATAGTTCCTACGGGAACAGAGGTATTACGGAACGCTCCGGGGTCATGCTCATCAGAACAGtccaaaaaaacagagaaaggaaactcAGCGGAAAGCAAAATGATCTCACCAGGTCTCTGCCGACAAAATTCCCCAGAGCTGTTAGAGACTGAAACTCACTTATCAGAAACAGACGTCAGAGGGGCAGCCAAGGCATGCCCCAGAAGtcctgagagaagagagaagcctgCAGACACCTTCCAAATAACTGCAGTAAATGCTCTTCTCCCCAGGCATGATCCTTTAAATCCACCAATAAAAAGCCAGAATAAATCAGGATAA